Proteins encoded in a region of the Dethiosulfovibrio salsuginis genome:
- the pseH gene encoding UDP-4-amino-4,6-dideoxy-N-acetyl-beta-L-altrosamine N-acetyltransferase, with product MTLLFRDLADVSEEVRSLLCVWRNDPFISKSMISCDFITEEQHLMWLDSVLKGQSSKVSVVFYEDKPIGMVSIRDIDFVQGHGEWGLYIGERDYIGRGLGSLMVQHIVGWGFSDLGLRRLYTSVLSTNERALAMYIRHGFRVEGCWREHLLRDGKAVDIYWMGMLRSEWAPSRY from the coding sequence ATGACTCTTTTATTCAGAGATCTAGCTGACGTTTCGGAAGAGGTTAGATCTCTTCTTTGTGTGTGGAGAAACGATCCTTTTATATCTAAGTCGATGATATCCTGCGACTTTATCACCGAGGAACAGCATCTTATGTGGTTGGATAGTGTTCTAAAAGGTCAATCGTCAAAGGTATCGGTGGTCTTTTATGAGGATAAACCGATTGGCATGGTATCCATTCGAGATATCGATTTTGTCCAAGGTCACGGAGAATGGGGGCTTTACATAGGGGAAAGAGATTATATCGGACGAGGGTTGGGATCTTTGATGGTCCAACACATTGTAGGCTGGGGATTCTCCGACCTGGGGCTCCGTCGTCTCTATACCTCCGTTCTCTCTACAAACGAGCGAGCCCTCGCCATGTACATACGTCATGGTTTTCGTGTTGAGGGGTGCTGGAGGGAGCATCTCCTCAGGGACGGTAAGGCAGTCGATATCTATTGGATGGGAATGTTACGATCCGAATGGGCTCCCTCTCGGTACTGA
- a CDS encoding N-acetylneuraminate synthase family protein, protein MVCSISLGGKPIEEGSSCFIIAEIGANHNRSYDLALRHIDAAVEAGADAVKFQIYSADSLYSKKTPHHSGYDKNLHTLISEIETPRHWLPDLASYCKEKGILFFATPFDHKAVDELDELSDFFKIASFEIVDLDLLGYCASKGKPMIISTGLANMEEIQDAYITCRNAGNEQIVFLQCASVYPAPAHIMNLRSMETIRRAFGTAVGLSDHTPGVHVSVAAVAMGASVVEKHFTLDRSMEGPDHPFAIEPGELKELVRQIRDVESAMGDGRKLGPSEEEMEFYHKARRSLHARCDIPAGTVITEDMICCKRPGYGIAPKHSDLVKGRVAKVDIEADQWIGWEMI, encoded by the coding sequence ATGGTATGTTCTATTTCTCTAGGTGGAAAACCTATAGAGGAAGGTAGCTCCTGCTTTATAATCGCCGAGATAGGTGCGAACCACAATCGTTCCTACGACCTGGCGTTGCGGCATATAGACGCCGCCGTTGAGGCTGGAGCGGACGCGGTAAAGTTCCAGATATACTCGGCGGACAGCCTTTATTCCAAGAAGACACCTCATCACTCGGGCTACGACAAGAATCTCCACACCCTCATATCGGAGATAGAGACCCCGAGGCACTGGCTTCCCGATCTGGCTTCCTACTGCAAAGAAAAGGGCATTCTATTTTTCGCTACCCCCTTCGACCATAAGGCGGTTGACGAGTTGGACGAGTTGAGCGATTTCTTCAAAATCGCCTCCTTCGAGATAGTTGACCTGGATCTGCTGGGCTACTGCGCCTCAAAGGGCAAGCCCATGATAATATCCACCGGCCTTGCCAACATGGAGGAGATACAGGACGCCTACATCACCTGTCGGAACGCAGGAAACGAGCAGATCGTCTTTCTCCAGTGTGCCTCGGTCTATCCGGCTCCGGCCCATATAATGAACCTACGTTCCATGGAGACCATCCGCAGGGCTTTCGGCACCGCCGTGGGCCTTTCGGACCACACCCCAGGGGTCCACGTTTCCGTGGCCGCCGTGGCTATGGGGGCCTCCGTCGTGGAGAAACACTTCACCTTGGACAGGTCCATGGAGGGACCGGACCATCCCTTCGCTATAGAGCCTGGGGAGCTAAAGGAGCTGGTCCGCCAGATTCGGGATGTGGAGTCCGCTATGGGAGACGGCAGGAAGCTTGGCCCTTCCGAAGAGGAGATGGAGTTTTACCATAAGGCGAGGAGAAGCCTCCACGCCCGATGCGACATTCCCGCCGGAACCGTAATAACCGAGGATATGATCTGCTGCAAAAGGCCGGGATACGGCATAGCCCCTAAACACAGCGACCTGGTCAAGGGCAGGGTGGCAAAGGTGGATATCGAGGCTGACCAGTGGATAGGCTGGGAGATGATCTAA